The Saccharothrix variisporea genome has a segment encoding these proteins:
- a CDS encoding acyl-CoA synthetase has translation MTDDLLWPPCTGSADLAAIEAVPLEDRGLPESTYALVERAAELWPERPAISVLPEAARRHEAVDRTFAELLADVHRYANLLHDLGVRRGDAVALMSPNCADLVPATLAAQLAGIAAPLNGNLSHGHLADLFRLSGARVLITAGPDLAPATWERARALAGGLDAILVLRPTGAAGSPLPAVDGVRVGYLDDLAADHDSRAFAGAPPRSSDLAALFHTGGTTGAPKLAAHTHANEVADAWMIAADPLFDADSSVFAALPLFHVNALVVTLLAPLFKGQRTVWAGPLGYREPALYGQFWQIVAHYRIAVMSAVPTVYAVLAQCPVDADISSLRFALVGASPLPVAVREGFQAHTGVTLVEGYGLTEATCASVRGFPDSPRPGAVGRRMPYQRVKVVHPDTREELPPGATGVLAISGPAVFPGYVVARDERGHVLDGLGKLVDGWLDTGDLARVDADGFVTLAGRAKDLIIRGGHNIDPAVVEDALLAHPDVTAACAVGSPDEHAGEVPVAYVVLTPGATATEADLLAWAADRVPERAAAPKAVTVLDALPVTDVGKPYKLPLRADAARRAIGAVLTGVEVDAVVEDGSVVVAVTVPSDVDASAVEDVLARYAIAHRVEVRP, from the coding sequence ATGACCGACGACCTGCTGTGGCCGCCCTGCACCGGCTCCGCCGACCTGGCCGCGATCGAGGCCGTGCCGCTGGAGGACCGGGGCCTGCCCGAGTCGACCTACGCGTTGGTCGAGCGAGCGGCCGAGCTCTGGCCGGAGCGCCCGGCGATCAGCGTGCTGCCCGAGGCCGCCCGCCGGCACGAGGCCGTCGACCGGACCTTCGCCGAGCTGCTGGCCGACGTCCACCGCTACGCGAACCTGTTGCACGACCTGGGTGTCCGGCGCGGTGACGCGGTGGCGTTGATGTCGCCCAACTGCGCCGACCTGGTGCCGGCGACCCTGGCCGCGCAGCTGGCCGGGATCGCCGCACCGCTCAACGGCAACCTGTCCCACGGGCACCTGGCCGACCTGTTCCGCCTGTCCGGCGCCCGCGTCCTGATCACCGCCGGGCCGGACCTGGCCCCGGCGACCTGGGAACGGGCGCGGGCGCTGGCGGGCGGGCTCGACGCGATCCTGGTGCTGCGCCCGACCGGCGCGGCCGGCTCCCCGCTGCCCGCCGTGGACGGTGTGCGCGTCGGCTACCTCGACGACCTGGCCGCCGACCACGACTCGCGCGCTTTCGCCGGCGCGCCGCCGCGGTCGTCGGACCTGGCCGCGCTGTTCCACACCGGCGGCACCACGGGTGCGCCGAAGCTGGCCGCGCACACGCACGCCAACGAGGTGGCCGACGCCTGGATGATCGCCGCGGACCCGCTGTTCGACGCCGACTCGTCCGTCTTCGCGGCGCTGCCGCTGTTCCACGTCAACGCGCTGGTGGTCACCCTGCTGGCACCGCTGTTCAAGGGGCAGCGGACGGTGTGGGCCGGGCCGCTGGGCTACCGCGAACCCGCGCTGTACGGGCAGTTCTGGCAGATCGTCGCGCACTACCGGATCGCCGTGATGAGCGCGGTGCCCACCGTGTACGCGGTGCTCGCGCAGTGCCCGGTCGACGCCGACATCAGCAGCCTGCGCTTCGCCCTGGTCGGCGCGTCCCCGCTGCCGGTCGCGGTGCGGGAGGGCTTCCAGGCCCACACCGGCGTCACCCTGGTCGAGGGCTACGGGCTGACCGAGGCCACGTGCGCGAGCGTGCGCGGGTTCCCCGACAGCCCGCGACCGGGCGCGGTCGGCCGGCGCATGCCCTACCAGCGGGTGAAGGTCGTCCACCCGGACACCCGGGAGGAGCTGCCGCCCGGCGCGACCGGTGTGCTGGCCATCAGCGGTCCCGCGGTGTTCCCCGGCTACGTCGTCGCCCGCGACGAGCGCGGGCACGTCCTGGACGGGCTGGGCAAGCTGGTCGACGGCTGGCTGGACACCGGCGACCTGGCCCGCGTGGACGCGGACGGGTTCGTGACCCTGGCCGGCCGCGCCAAGGACCTGATCATCCGCGGTGGCCACAACATCGACCCCGCCGTCGTCGAGGACGCCCTCCTGGCGCACCCCGACGTGACGGCCGCCTGCGCGGTCGGCAGCCCGGACGAGCACGCCGGAGAGGTCCCGGTCGCCTACGTCGTCCTCACCCCCGGGGCGACCGCGACCGAGGCGGACCTCCTGGCCTGGGCCGCCGACCGCGTGCCCGAGCGGGCCGCCGCGCCGAAGGCCGTCACGGTGCTCGACGCGCTGCCCGTCACCGACGTGGGCAAGCCCTACAAGCTCCCGCTGCGCGCCGACGCCGCCCGCCGCGCGATCGGGGCGGTGCTGACCGGGGTCGAGGTGGACGCGGTGGTCGAGGACGGTTCCGTCGTCGTGGCGGTCACCGTTCCGTCCGATGTGGACGCATCGGCGGTGGAGGACGTGCTGGCCCGCTACGCCATCGCTCACCGAGTGGAGGTCCGACCGTGA
- a CDS encoding DoxX family protein — MIVLFVLTAALFALLGVAKLLALPRMRALADHAGFSVAAYRGIGALEVAGAAGLLLGLAVPLLGFAAGVGLLLLLAGAVITHVRNRDGFRAMAPAVVCAALVAGCLAMLGTSS, encoded by the coding sequence GTGATCGTGTTGTTCGTGCTGACGGCGGCGCTGTTCGCCCTGCTCGGGGTGGCCAAACTGCTGGCGCTGCCGCGGATGCGCGCGCTGGCCGACCACGCCGGGTTCTCCGTCGCCGCGTACCGCGGCATCGGCGCGTTGGAGGTGGCGGGCGCCGCCGGGCTGCTCCTCGGACTCGCCGTGCCCCTGCTGGGGTTCGCGGCGGGCGTGGGTCTGCTGCTCCTGCTCGCGGGCGCGGTGATCACGCACGTCCGCAACCGGGACGGGTTCCGCGCGATGGCGCCCGCCGTGGTGTGCGCGGCGCTCGTGGCCGGCTGTCTGGCGATGTTGGGCACGTCGTCGTGA
- a CDS encoding fumarylacetoacetate hydrolase family protein: MSTSILRTADAWYVATADGAAKIATAATTTAELLADRQAIAAAVETTDRVEDLALVSPVTAPCRVVAQMTNFASHVTDAGMDPKTVPLTFFRKTSGSISGPTDDIVKPPHVTLLDYEVEIGLVIGRPMPVGTEVDHPHEYVAGLVVTNDVSARDVQLPQTQFYEAKSYPTFTPVGPALVLLDADDFARFGDLRLTLSVNGEPRQDSVVATDMVYRPLAALRALTRFQRLDPGDLVLTGTPAGTALSAPPKAVEKVAALLPTAVKWKLFFKGQAKNPKYLADGDVVRARVATDDGAIDLGTQRTTVRYAR, translated from the coding sequence TTGAGCACCTCGATCCTGCGCACCGCCGACGCCTGGTACGTCGCCACGGCCGACGGTGCCGCGAAGATCGCCACCGCCGCCACGACCACCGCCGAGCTGCTGGCCGACCGGCAGGCGATCGCGGCGGCCGTCGAGACCACGGACCGCGTCGAGGACCTTGCGCTGGTCTCGCCCGTCACCGCGCCCTGCCGGGTGGTCGCGCAGATGACCAACTTCGCCTCGCACGTGACCGACGCGGGGATGGACCCGAAGACCGTGCCGTTGACGTTCTTCCGCAAGACGTCCGGGTCGATCAGCGGACCAACGGACGACATCGTCAAACCGCCGCACGTCACCCTGCTGGACTACGAGGTCGAGATCGGGCTGGTCATCGGCCGCCCCATGCCGGTGGGCACCGAGGTCGACCACCCGCACGAGTACGTGGCGGGCCTGGTCGTGACCAACGACGTGTCCGCCCGGGACGTCCAGCTGCCCCAGACCCAGTTCTACGAGGCCAAGTCCTACCCGACCTTCACCCCGGTCGGCCCCGCGCTGGTGCTGCTCGACGCCGACGACTTCGCGCGGTTCGGCGACCTGCGGCTCACGCTGTCGGTCAACGGCGAGCCGCGCCAGGACTCGGTCGTCGCCACGGACATGGTCTACCGGCCGCTGGCCGCGCTGCGGGCGCTGACCAGGTTCCAGCGGCTCGACCCCGGTGACCTGGTGCTGACCGGGACCCCGGCGGGCACCGCGTTGTCCGCCCCGCCCAAGGCCGTGGAGAAGGTCGCCGCGCTGCTGCCCACGGCGGTGAAGTGGAAGTTGTTCTTCAAGGGGCAGGCCAAGAACCCGAAGTACCTGGCCGACGGCGACGTCGTCCGGGCCCGCGTCGCCACCGACGACGGCGCGATCGACCTCGGCACCCAGCGCACGACGGTGAGGTACGCGCGATGA